One Drosophila willistoni isolate 14030-0811.24 chromosome 2R unlocalized genomic scaffold, UCI_dwil_1.1 Seg167, whole genome shotgun sequence DNA segment encodes these proteins:
- the LOC6646721 gene encoding ATP synthase mitochondrial F1 complex assembly factor 2, which yields MNTNLVLGTVRSFCLRSRGKWQVPISGSVRQYASPPKRFYKKTSVLCTDNGYEITLDHRKLKTPKGTLFTVKSEPLAIAVATEFDSQKEHIERSRMHLSALCFTALDNPNNLSKLDMVNYLLNFIATDTVLFQYDDEQDLQDLQHNEWDPLIAWFNQRFETNLQKTMNITPPLVTDEDKIKIAKHFQSYNLETLHGFIFAVDTLKSIVLACAVIEQQIPVEKAVALARLEEEYQLKFWGRVEWAHDLSQQELQARLAAAVLFVHFNCSENFIKEKLIL from the exons atgaatacAAATTTGGTACTCGGCACAGTCAGATCATTCTGTTTAAGAAGTAGAGGCAAATGGCAAGTGCCAATCTCAGGCTCTGTACGACAATACG CGTCTCCACCGAAGCGTTTTTACAAGAAAACATCAGTCCTGTGCACTGACAATGGCTATGAGATTACCTTGGATCATAGAAAGCTGAAGACACCGAAAGGAACCCTGTTCACGGTTAAAAGTGAACCTTTAGCCATTGCAGTGGCTACGGAATTCGACAGCCAAAAAGAGCACATTGAACGCTCAAGGATGCACTTGTCTGCGTTGTGTTTCACCGCTTTGGATAATCCCAACAATTTATCAAAACTTGATATGGTTAATTACTTGTTGAACTTCATAGCCACAGATACGGTGCTATTCCAGTATGAT gATGAACAGGATCTGCAGGATTTGCAACACAATGAATGGGATCCGTTAATCGCCTGGTTCAATCAGCGTTTCGAGACAAATCTTCAAAAGACTATGAACATAACTCCTCCACTAGTTACCGACgaggacaaaataaaaattgccaAACACTTTCAGTCATATAATTTGGAGACATTGCACG gttttatttttgctgtAGATACGTTGAAATCAATTGTACTGGCCTGTGCTGTTATAGAACAGCAAATCCCCGTGGAAAAGGCTGTGGCTCTGGCCCGTCTGGAGGAGGAATATCAATTAAAGTTTTGGGGTCGTGTTGAGTGGGCTCATGATCTAAGTCAACAGGAACTACAAGCTCGACTGGCGGCTGCAGTGCTTTTTGTTCATTTCAATTGCTCAGAAAATTTCATTAAGGAAAAGCTAAtattataa